From Argopecten irradians isolate NY chromosome 2, Ai_NY, whole genome shotgun sequence, the proteins below share one genomic window:
- the LOC138316899 gene encoding histidine-rich glycoprotein-like isoform X2, producing the protein MKVLLLLCLMTSVVLAIEKRQHHVNEGHHHHPNDGHQNPNPCDDCTCPDGQTVHCDHHTGCQCSTIEKRQHHVNEGHHHHPNEGHHNPNPCDDCTCPDGQTVHCDHHTGCQCSSKRAEHHNCVTEGCHHCPHGTRPHCDVHHGCQCHD; encoded by the exons ATGAAAGTACTTTTACTTCTCTGTCTCATGACCAGCGTTGTACTGG CCATAGAAAAGAGACAACATCACGTTAATGAGGGCCATCACCATCATCCTAATGACGGCCATCAGAATCCCAATCCTTGTGATGACTGCACCTGCCCGGACGGACAGACTGTCCATTGTGATCATCATACTGGATGTCAGTGTTCTA CCATAGAAAAGAGACAACATCACGTTAATGAGGGCCATCACCATCATCCTAATGAGGGTCATCATAATCCCAATCCTTGTGATGACTGTACCTGCCCGGACGGACAGACTGTCCATTGTGATCATCATACCGGATGTCAGTGTTCTA GTAAAAGGGCGGAGCATCATAACTGTGTAACGGAAGGGTGCCATCACTGTCCACACGGCACAAGACCTCATTGTGACGTCCACCACGGCTGTCAATGTCACG ACTAA
- the LOC138316899 gene encoding histidine-rich glycoprotein-like isoform X1 — MKVLLLLCLMTSVVLAIEKRQHHVNEGHHHHPNDGHQNPNPCDDCTCPDGQTVHCDHHTGCQCSSKRAEHHNCVTEGCHHCPHGTIPHCDVHHGCQCLTIEKRQHHVNEGHHHHPNEGHHNPNPCDDCTCPDGQTVHCDHHTGCQCSSKRAEHHNCVTEGCHHCPHGTRPHCDVHHGCQCHD; from the exons ATGAAAGTACTTTTACTTCTCTGTCTCATGACCAGCGTTGTACTGG CCATAGAAAAGAGACAACATCACGTTAATGAGGGCCATCACCATCATCCTAATGACGGCCATCAGAATCCCAATCCTTGTGATGACTGCACCTGCCCGGACGGACAGACTGTCCATTGTGATCATCATACTGGATGTCAGTGTTCTA GTAAAAGGGCGGAGCATCATAACTGTGTAACGGAAGGGTGTCATCACTGTCCACACGGCACAATACCTCATTGTGACGTCCACCACGGCTGTCAATGTCTCA CCATAGAAAAGAGACAACATCACGTTAATGAGGGCCATCACCATCATCCTAATGAGGGTCATCATAATCCCAATCCTTGTGATGACTGTACCTGCCCGGACGGACAGACTGTCCATTGTGATCATCATACCGGATGTCAGTGTTCTA GTAAAAGGGCGGAGCATCATAACTGTGTAACGGAAGGGTGCCATCACTGTCCACACGGCACAAGACCTCATTGTGACGTCCACCACGGCTGTCAATGTCACG ACTAA